In the genome of Nakaseomyces glabratus chromosome K, complete sequence, the window AAAACATTGGCAATATTATTGTCGTTGTTAGCAAATGATTCTTTAATCCTCTGTTGCAACTGGTTGATCAACGTCTCTCCCCTGCTGGACAGCTGTTTCGTGGTCTTGTTTGAGAAATTAGTTAACATCGGTAACCCTTGTTCTATTAGTCTATATTTCAGTGACATCAATTGATTATTCTTCATATTAATCTGCGAATCTTGTAAAACCTCTGCCATCTTCTTATACAGCTGATGTGTCTTCCATCTTctaaattgaaagaatacTATCATACCTATCAAGAATGGGAATCCAAAAGTGAATAGGAATGGTAGGATTGTGAATAAAAGCACAAACCCACCTATTGTAGATAATATAACCACAGGCGTCGGTATTGAATAGTACTTCATCTTATTATGATTGTCTTTATCCCCCTTCGAAAAGATGAACTTGATTGACTTCTTGCTTGTAGTATAAAACCCTCTCTTTAGCACTTTGTTTAATGTTCTTGGTTGGCATGGTGGAATAGTAAGTAATTGGTTACTCGATCTTAGTGCAGGCAGTGATTGAGTACTCCTTGTCACACTTGTCAAGGATAATAGTTGTACAATTTTGGCATTTCTATTAGGAAGTCCCTTCAAAATAAGACTGCTTGCCCTTAATGGGTTTCTTGTAGCAATCCCACTAAATCGTGATAGCATGTTTTTGTATGCAATATGAAATTTACTAGTAGCAGAGGTGTTATTTCGTTGAGCAATTACTGAGACAGTGTTGATCAACATATATGTACGTCTAttccttttatttctaATGGCTTCCTGTCAGTAACCCCATCTGCCAATAGCAGAAAGGGAATCCGTCAGTGAAGTCCGAAAAGTGGTTTCCAAGATGATAATACAAGCATAGTTAGCAGCTTGTTCGTACCAACTGGATAAAAGTCTATGCGTTTCTAATTCTGGAGATAATGCTATGGAATTGtgaatatttattttattattaggTTATGTATGTACTCGATCAATTAATGTGCTTTGAGTCATGACAAAATAGTCCAAAGAGCCAGAACACACTTGGTGAGTATGTAAGGCCATTGGAATGCATTGTATTTTTGGTGTCTATTTACTTGTTACCTGAATGATGCTTCTCAGAGCATAAATGCCTGCTGTTTGTTTCCTCTGTTACAGGTCACAGGATATTCTTAATAATCATCATGTATTAGAGACTTTTAATTCAGTCTCCAAGTGGTGTATGTGTGTCTTAGGTTTGTACAGTAATTCGCCCTTTGAGTCTGCTATGCATACTTCTATGCTTTGAAACCATTCATGTTTCATGACTTGCTCTAAATAATAACGATCTTTTACTTCTAACTCGAGCATCTTGCCAATCAGGTCTCTTGAATATGAAGGTAATTGTCGTAAAACCTTCATGGGGCCCTTGCTGAAATCGTTCTCATCATCTGGATCTTCACAGAACAATCTAAATGAGTTGAACTGCTTTCTTGGTGCCTTCCATGGGAATCTTTTCAAGGTCATGCAGTAATAAATAATCGCTAAGGACCAAACATCTGCTAGCCTAGGGTCATAATGATTCATCTCAAGCAGTTCTGGCGAAAGGTATGGATCAGAGCCCACTATGCCTGTTGCTTTAACTATGTTTCGCTCATATGGGTATTGAAATATAACAGCACTGCCAAAATCTATCAATTTTAATATGCCATCATTGGTGACCACGCAATTGTCAAGTTTTAAGTCCCTATGTGCGATGCCCATAGCATGCAAGTAATTTACGCCATGGCATAGCTGCTTGAAGTAGCAGGATATCTCATCCGGGGACATTGTGTTGGTCATTACCAGGTCGAAGAAGTCGTAAGGAGCATATTCCATTACCATCAGCAAGCTGTTGCCCTCCCGTATTATGTCGAATGTCTCTATAACGTTGGCATGGTGTAATGTGGAGCCCATGCAGAACTCTGCGGTGATCTTCTTGCAGTATTTCTCTATCTGCTCCTGTGTTGAGTTAGGCGAAGTTCTAAACATCTTTACGGCGTACTGCTGCCCATTGCTCTTCTTAACTATCGAGACTGAGCCCGATGCGCCTTCGCCGATCTTCTTTCCTGGGATGCCATACTTGTGAATCAGCTCCATGGGCGTATCCACGTAGTCCGTCAGCACAGTTTGTTTATATGTCACGGGGGTAACCATCGAGGAGCTTGCGTTGTAAGAGTCATCGGTGCTGGAGCTATTCGAGGAGCTATTGAACTTCTTCAGGAACCTTTTCAAGGGCGgttgtttcttcttttcctgTGGTTCATGCACAGTTGGGATGTCGGGCCATGTCTCCGGCAGTTTCCTATGCATCAGTGCTTCTACTGGGTGTAACATCTCGAGCTGAGATGCCGATGAGGTGTGTCTCTGTGACAGCTGTCTTGTGGTATAGTTCAGAGGACTATGTAAGTTATGTGGGAAGGGCCTATGTTCGCTCGATACTGGCGTGGACGTGGTCGGGTTCAGATGTATGCTGGAGCTCTTCGGTGCGATGCTGGGTATCTCATCAGAGGATCGAAAGAACAGTTTCCTCAGCGATGACTTCCTCCCACTGAGAGAAGAGCTAGAAGACGACCCTGGCAGCCTGTCCGTGCCGTTTATAAAAGAAACCATGTCTGgtccatatatatactGTCCTACTTTTGCCTTCTTTTGCAGCAAGAGCCCACTTTTGTAACACGATTACTCATAATCCTACTCTAATAAAGAAACCCCATACACAGTTGAAGGGAGGAAGAAGTCTCGAGTTTGTGGGAGAAGTCATTTTAAAGACCAGGATCACATGCAAGTACTTATACTCTTCGAGCCCTGGTTGCAAGTTGCAACGTTTGTAACAACTCATTGCGAAAGGGCATAATGCAACGGGAAGTATATGTGCGATCGGT includes:
- the MRX9 gene encoding Mrx9p (CAGL0K01639g~Ortholog(s) have endoplasmic reticulum, mitochondrion localization), with translation MLINTVSVIAQRNNTSATSKFHIAYKNMLSRFSGIATRNPLRASSLILKGLPNRNAKIVQLLSLTSVTRSTQSLPALRSSNQLLTIPPCQPRTLNKVLKRGFYTTSKKSIKFIFSKGDKDNHNKMKYYSIPTPVVILSTIGGFVLLFTILPFLFTFGFPFLIGMIVFFQFRRWKTHQLYKKMAEVLQDSQINMKNNQLMSLKYRLIEQGLPMLTNFSNKTTKQLSSRGETLINQLQQRIKESFANNDNNIANVFVPQGHKLSEYELLLPHHTFKSYTKKLPHDQDIGLLSLSLYMRRRQHRNIKVAMPIPVELNLGNKVANVYFVYKGDTARGLLNTQILLEAAKAGVDLQEIKSSTQFLISIVPLDSWLPTQYIIADAGSLGSFNEDPSSSSREFVINNKSK
- the RTK1 gene encoding putative serine/threonine protein kinase RTK1 (CAGL0K01661g~Has domain(s) with predicted ATP binding, protein kinase activity, protein tyrosine kinase activity and role in protein phosphorylation), which codes for MVSFINGTDRLPGSSSSSSLSGRKSSLRKLFFRSSDEIPSIAPKSSSIHLNPTTSTPVSSEHRPFPHNLHSPLNYTTRQLSQRHTSSASQLEMLHPVEALMHRKLPETWPDIPTVHEPQEKKKQPPLKRFLKKFNSSSNSSSTDDSYNASSSMVTPVTYKQTVLTDYVDTPMELIHKYGIPGKKIGEGASGSVSIVKKSNGQQYAVKMFRTSPNSTQEQIEKYCKKITAEFCMGSTLHHANVIETFDIIREGNSLLMVMEYAPYDFFDLVMTNTMSPDEISCYFKQLCHGVNYLHAMGIAHRDLKLDNCVVTNDGILKLIDFGSAVIFQYPYERNIVKATGIVGSDPYLSPELLEMNHYDPRLADVWSLAIIYYCMTLKRFPWKAPRKQFNSFRLFCEDPDDENDFSKGPMKVLRQLPSYSRDLIGKMLELEVKDRYYLEQVMKHEWFQSIEVCIADSKGELLYKPKTHIHHLETELKVSNT